In Bermanella sp. WJH001, the following are encoded in one genomic region:
- a CDS encoding 7TM diverse intracellular signaling domain-containing protein produces MKPIVLVCLCFLASFASADVPNTKSVSDTTHIQSIWPGAFLFVDEQLRFTAQDIVKKSPFNPNSPKSPPNLGFVKGQVWVWFTLDQFMIEKGQLQVGFPHLNQFNVYLFSETGEPLKAMLNLSGAAYKDQLIPNNRITVDLPVVEKNAIVVLQISSDHALRLPIDIATEQVFGQQKIASLGLIFILLGVLLALCVYNFILFISTSRSYYLFYCLNLLFLQIFFLIDLGFSRYFFAQSHWLNSVHAWAISVCCAFVFAMLFAKRFLRLEKEYPRWNKWFWLLIAAVIIDIGLVLSGLNEVATLFYLLLSALYQVSVIVVAVQVLMNGYKPARFFLLAWIFLAIGGFVYQLTIMGQVPINLFTEHAFLIGTVIESLLLSWALAELINKLQDDQIASERHYQNILNKTGNRLSAALKAADKHKKVRDVFLKNISHDLKTPLHSIQHVLDLSLQGYQVNSELMHDANHSTRLISRHIDKLLLNTEMGASEPDFKLEQVDIKPMLKSWHQDLLNECKVRNCEFSINSNLVDWDVLSGPVRPVYLLLTEIIFNAANSSINSIVLNLDFQHENGQLHIHLDMFDPSNLPLVAASDLFQIEQDAVFVDEVITLLGGRWDVEFEHPAILADIHLPFFAVSKKQSHDRLPKRVLVVEDNEINQKVMVSMLTRMGIECDIAVNGEDALIQQAKNPFEIILMDCQMPIMDGFDTTVAIRANAKRYKTPVIIAVSANSMELDKTHCLAVGMNDFIAKPVRMEDLRNALQGWKNIQ; encoded by the coding sequence TGTTAAAAAGTCACCGTTTAACCCCAATTCTCCAAAGAGCCCCCCCAATCTTGGCTTTGTAAAAGGTCAAGTTTGGGTTTGGTTTACATTAGATCAATTCATGATTGAAAAGGGGCAATTACAAGTAGGTTTTCCCCATTTAAATCAATTTAATGTCTACCTGTTTAGTGAAACAGGTGAGCCTTTGAAAGCGATGCTCAATCTTAGTGGGGCGGCTTATAAAGACCAGCTGATACCTAACAACCGGATCACCGTTGATTTACCTGTCGTGGAAAAAAACGCCATAGTGGTTTTGCAAATCAGCAGTGATCATGCTTTGCGTTTACCTATTGATATTGCTACTGAACAAGTATTTGGCCAGCAAAAAATTGCATCATTAGGTCTCATATTTATTTTGCTGGGTGTGTTGTTGGCTTTATGTGTTTATAACTTCATCTTATTCATCTCTACCTCACGCTCTTATTATCTGTTTTATTGTTTAAACCTGTTATTTCTTCAAATATTTTTTCTGATAGATTTAGGGTTTTCACGTTACTTCTTTGCTCAATCCCATTGGCTTAATAGTGTCCATGCATGGGCCATATCAGTTTGTTGTGCATTTGTTTTTGCTATGTTGTTTGCCAAGCGGTTTTTACGCCTTGAGAAAGAATACCCACGTTGGAATAAATGGTTTTGGCTGCTAATAGCCGCGGTAATAATCGATATTGGTTTGGTTTTATCTGGTTTAAATGAAGTTGCTACATTATTTTATTTGTTACTAAGTGCTTTGTATCAAGTCAGTGTGATTGTTGTTGCTGTTCAAGTCTTAATGAATGGCTACAAGCCCGCACGATTCTTTTTATTGGCATGGATTTTTTTAGCGATTGGCGGCTTTGTGTATCAACTAACCATAATGGGTCAGGTCCCCATTAATTTGTTTACAGAGCATGCATTTTTAATTGGAACCGTCATCGAGTCGTTATTGTTATCATGGGCATTGGCTGAACTTATTAACAAATTACAAGATGATCAAATAGCCAGTGAAAGGCACTATCAAAATATTTTGAATAAAACCGGTAATCGTTTATCGGCTGCCTTAAAAGCTGCGGATAAACATAAAAAAGTGCGTGATGTATTTTTAAAAAATATCTCTCATGATTTAAAAACGCCACTGCATTCTATTCAACATGTTTTGGATTTGTCCCTACAAGGGTATCAAGTGAATAGCGAGCTAATGCATGATGCTAACCACAGTACTCGTTTGATCTCGCGGCATATTGATAAGTTATTACTGAATACCGAAATGGGTGCCAGTGAACCTGATTTTAAACTTGAGCAAGTTGATATAAAACCAATGCTTAAATCTTGGCATCAGGATTTGTTGAATGAATGCAAAGTTCGAAACTGTGAATTTTCAATCAATAGCAATTTAGTGGATTGGGATGTACTTTCAGGTCCGGTTCGCCCTGTATATTTGTTGCTTACCGAAATTATTTTTAATGCGGCAAATTCATCGATAAATAGCATTGTACTAAACCTAGACTTTCAACATGAAAATGGTCAATTGCATATTCATCTGGATATGTTTGATCCATCAAATTTACCATTAGTGGCGGCCAGCGATTTATTTCAAATTGAGCAGGATGCGGTTTTTGTTGATGAAGTAATTACATTATTAGGTGGGCGCTGGGATGTTGAGTTTGAGCATCCTGCCATACTGGCTGATATCCATTTACCATTTTTTGCGGTTAGTAAAAAGCAAAGCCATGATCGTTTGCCTAAGCGTGTACTGGTGGTTGAGGATAATGAAATCAATCAAAAAGTGATGGTCAGTATGTTAACCAGAATGGGCATTGAGTGTGATATTGCAGTTAATGGTGAGGATGCCCTTATTCAGCAAGCCAAAAATCCGTTTGAAATTATTCTGATGGATTGCCAAATGCCCATTATGGACGGTTTTGATACCACGGTGGCTATTCGAGCAAACGCTAAACGCTATAAGACACCTGTTATTATTGCCGTATCAGCTAATAGCATGGAGCTTGATAAGACCCACTGCCTAGCGGTGGGAATGAATGACTTCATTGCTAAACCTGTTCGTATGGAAGACTTACGAAATGCATTACAAGGTTGGAAAAATATTCAATGA
- the moaA gene encoding GTP 3',8-cyclase MoaA produces the protein MAEQLVDKFNRVVDYVRISVTDRCDFRCVYCMAEDMVFAPRSEILSLEEITLIAQAFVELGVSNIRLTGGEPLVRKGITQLVENIAALPGLKQLNMTSNGSQLPHLATPLKQAGLSRLNISLDSLKPDRFKQLTRTGDLQTVLDGIMQAKSAGFTDIKINCVVLKGRNDDEILDLIAFIRQHQLGISFIEEMPLGHIDEHDRALTFMSSADIRDIITQQYELESCDEHTGGPSRYWQFADGHTSRIGFISPHSHNFCGSCNRVRVTAQGRLLLCLGNEHSIDLKSVVRKYPGELEPVKQAIREAMDLKPERHHFELGEEVQILRFMNSTGG, from the coding sequence ATGGCTGAGCAGTTAGTAGATAAGTTTAATCGAGTAGTGGATTATGTCCGCATCTCGGTAACGGATCGCTGTGATTTTCGCTGTGTCTATTGTATGGCTGAGGACATGGTGTTTGCGCCGCGCTCAGAAATACTGTCACTTGAAGAAATAACATTGATTGCACAAGCCTTTGTGGAACTTGGTGTAAGCAACATCCGCTTGACCGGTGGCGAGCCTCTGGTGCGTAAGGGTATTACTCAACTGGTTGAGAATATCGCTGCTTTACCCGGCTTGAAGCAATTGAATATGACCAGCAATGGCAGCCAACTCCCTCACTTAGCAACGCCTCTTAAACAGGCTGGCTTGAGCCGCTTAAATATCAGTTTAGATAGCTTGAAGCCTGACCGATTTAAACAATTAACGCGCACGGGTGATTTACAAACAGTCCTTGATGGCATCATGCAAGCAAAGTCTGCTGGCTTTACCGACATCAAAATTAATTGTGTGGTGCTTAAAGGTCGTAATGACGATGAAATCCTCGATTTAATTGCGTTTATTCGCCAGCACCAATTAGGTATTAGCTTCATTGAAGAAATGCCTTTAGGCCACATTGACGAACACGATCGTGCACTAACGTTTATGAGCAGTGCCGACATTCGAGACATCATTACACAACAATATGAGCTTGAGTCTTGTGATGAGCATACGGGTGGGCCGAGTCGTTATTGGCAGTTTGCTGATGGTCACACTAGCCGTATTGGGTTTATTTCACCCCATAGCCATAACTTCTGTGGAAGTTGTAATAGAGTCAGGGTTACTGCGCAAGGCAGATTATTACTATGTTTAGGTAATGAGCACAGTATTGATTTGAAATCCGTTGTGAGAAAGTACCCAGGGGAATTAGAACCTGTTAAACAGGCGATACGTGAAGCCATGGACTTGAAACCTGAGCGCCATCATTTTGAATTAGGAGAAGAGGTACAAATATTACGCTTTATGAACAGCACCGGAGGTTAG
- the rlmJ gene encoding 23S rRNA (adenine(2030)-N(6))-methyltransferase RlmJ, translated as MLSYRHGFHAGNHADVMKHWICVLMAQYMAKKDKPYFYIDTHSAAGIYSLNDPLAKKTNEAEKGIQTLWDEKVPAVFKDYMGVINALNPGERLKLYPGSPWFVRQFLRPVDKVRLFELHPQDFQLLRKNFTGDKIVSIEKQDGFAGLKALLPPPTKRAMVVIDPPYEQAKEYQQVVAAIEQALKRFPIGVYAIWYPLINRNDKQKMSETMARKLKNLKPKSFLDVRFWVSGADEEQGMYGSGMAIVNPPWNLEQQLNEGLPYLVEKMGVTENAGFSVEYIES; from the coding sequence ATGTTAAGTTATCGTCACGGTTTTCATGCAGGCAATCACGCTGATGTAATGAAACATTGGATTTGTGTGTTAATGGCTCAATATATGGCAAAAAAGGATAAGCCCTATTTTTATATTGATACTCACAGTGCCGCAGGTATTTACAGTTTAAATGATCCGTTAGCAAAGAAGACCAATGAAGCCGAAAAAGGCATTCAAACCTTGTGGGATGAAAAAGTGCCGGCGGTTTTTAAGGATTACATGGGGGTGATTAATGCACTTAACCCCGGTGAGCGTTTAAAGCTGTACCCGGGTAGCCCATGGTTTGTGAGACAGTTTTTACGACCAGTAGATAAAGTTCGTTTATTTGAACTGCACCCACAAGACTTTCAGTTACTGCGTAAAAATTTTACCGGCGACAAAATAGTATCCATTGAAAAACAAGATGGCTTTGCTGGTTTAAAGGCATTACTGCCACCTCCCACTAAGCGTGCCATGGTCGTCATCGACCCTCCTTATGAGCAAGCTAAAGAATATCAGCAAGTGGTAGCCGCCATTGAGCAGGCTTTGAAGCGTTTTCCAATTGGCGTTTATGCCATTTGGTACCCGCTTATTAACCGTAATGATAAACAAAAAATGAGTGAAACCATGGCGCGAAAATTAAAAAACTTAAAACCAAAAAGTTTTTTAGATGTACGTTTTTGGGTTTCAGGTGCCGATGAAGAGCAGGGTATGTATGGCAGTGGTATGGCCATTGTGAATCCGCCATGGAACCTTGAACAGCAATTAAACGAAGGCTTACCTTATTTGGTTGAAAAAATGGGTGTGACTGAAAACGCAGGCTTTAGTGTGGAATATATAGAGTCTTAG